The Vannielia litorea genomic interval AAAGCCTGTATGGCGCATGCTCTGGTCGAGCTGCGCACCTCCTGCGAGGTGACGGGCTACGAGCAGGACGAAAGCAGCGCCAGCGCCGTGCTGGCCAGCGGCGAGCGTGTCACGGGCAAGGCGCTGATCGGGGCGGAGGGGCTTTGGAGCAAGATCCGGCAGCAACTGGTTGGGGACGGGATGCCGCGCGTGTCTGGCCACTCGACCTATCGCTCGGTGATCCCGACCGAGGACATGCCGGAAGATCTGCGTTGGAACGCGGCGACGCTCTGGGCCGGGCCGAAGTGCCATATCGTCCATTACCCGCTTCAGGGCGGCAAGACGTGGAATCTTGTGGTGACCTACCACAACCACGCGCCCGAGCCGGTGGCGGGCAAGCCGGTGACGCATGAGGAGGTGGCGCAGGGCTTCGAGCACATCAGCCCGAAGGCGCGGCAGATCATCGAGAAGGGCAAGGACTGGAAGGTCTGGGTGCTGTGCGACCGTGACCCGGTGTTGAACTGGGTCGATGGCCGCGTGGCCTTGCTGGGCGATGCGGCGCACCCGACGATGCAATACTTCGCGCAGGGTGCCTGCATGGCGATGGAGGATGCGGTGGCCCTTTCGCACCTTGTCGAGCAGGGCGGCGAGGTGGGGGCGGTGCTGACCCGCTACAACGAGATGCGCCGCCAGCGCACCGCCCGCATCCAACTGCAAAGCCGCGAGATCGGCACACACGTTTACCACCCCGAGGGCGCCCATGCGGAGCTTCGCAACACCGTGATGAGCGCCAAGAGGCCGGAAGACTGGTATGAGGCCGTCGCTTGGCTTTATGGTTCGACCGGGCTTGAGGGGGCTGTCTCGAGTGAGACATTGGGCGCAGCGCCGGCATAAACAGGGTTTACAGGTGCGCGTCCAATATAGTTATGTGCCATAACGAAATTGCAGGGCTTCGGCGGCGGTGGATGAATCTTGCGGGAGCATCATTCAAAAACCG includes:
- a CDS encoding 3-hydroxybenzoate 6-monooxygenase — protein: MSNDRFVIAGGGIGGLALAIGLAQKGQRSIVLEKASQLGEIGAGIQLGPNAFHAFDYLGVGDTAREMAVYIDNLRLMDAMSGDEITRIPLGEDFRTRFKNPYAVVHRGDLHGVFLKACMAHALVELRTSCEVTGYEQDESSASAVLASGERVTGKALIGAEGLWSKIRQQLVGDGMPRVSGHSTYRSVIPTEDMPEDLRWNAATLWAGPKCHIVHYPLQGGKTWNLVVTYHNHAPEPVAGKPVTHEEVAQGFEHISPKARQIIEKGKDWKVWVLCDRDPVLNWVDGRVALLGDAAHPTMQYFAQGACMAMEDAVALSHLVEQGGEVGAVLTRYNEMRRQRTARIQLQSREIGTHVYHPEGAHAELRNTVMSAKRPEDWYEAVAWLYGSTGLEGAVSSETLGAAPA